GTCTCTCTAATGTCACTTGTGTGGGAATAGAAGATCGATGCTTTGATGGCACCGGTGAGTTTTTCCTGCatgttcagaaaaaaaaaatcatgaccCCTATTAGGAAGAACCCATTTTTGCATTGAGCAGTTTTAGAGCAGACCTAAAAATGTTTATTGTTATCTAATCTGACCAATTGGATTTGAGACACTAAAAGCTTGTATGGCTTttcatgtgttgttgttttataagtcatttatctatttttattgtcattgctaTATTGTTTATGTAGATAGCACAACTGTGGTGACTGTGGGCAATGAACTGTAAAGATATGTACACCATTAACATTTCTCTCATGCTATAAACTGCAACGTACGCTTCTTCACTCAAAGCGagattgttttctctttttcagtgGCTTTGCCAACTGGCGTGTCACTCACAAACAACATGTTGGCTCGTGGCTGTGCATCCAGGAATGTGTGTCCTTCTCTGCAGGGCCTTAGTGGCTTTGGTAACTTCTCTTGCTGTGAGGATTGCCTGTGTAACGAAGCTTTGGATCTTAAACTGAACCTCCATTTTCTGATCATCTTGAGTGTAGTTGGAATATTCATGCACTAGATTGTAGTCTGTGTCTTGACATTAACAATTCAGTTAAAAATGTGACTATTGCTAACCAAAGCACAACAGTGATGcactaatgaaaataaagattATTACTACTATTAAGAACTTACAGGTGATGGGATAATGATGTTATAAATTAAATTATATTTACTTTTTTAATCTCAATGGGACCTAAATACACgtaaaacaatacaaatcaaTAAGCATATTGTTTACCTAATCATACATTATTTCTTTCTGATGGAGGAGTATGTTTACTTCTTTATGGTTGTTAATAACACAGTTAACTGGGGCCATGACATTAGCctagccccacccacccacctagatcttctttcagggagatcAAGTTTGGTCGTGCATTGGTCGTAGTGTAAGtattatccaattgcgtgcaatgatataggcctattca
This is a stretch of genomic DNA from Sardina pilchardus chromosome 19, fSarPil1.1, whole genome shotgun sequence. It encodes these proteins:
- the LOC134066252 gene encoding urokinase plasminogen activator surface receptor-like isoform X3, with translation MQHWRCVLFINQPSNHRLGCIPSTVCNDLNALDSTENFSFGTGFTRITTAASCCNTNGCNSNAIAAPTDTTETDLSCFTCNSTTDEVCLSNVTCVGIEDRCFDGTVALPTGVSLTNNMLARGCASRNVCPSLQGLSGFGNFSCCEDCLCNEALDLKLNLHFLIILSVVGIFMH